From one Physeter macrocephalus isolate SW-GA chromosome 18, ASM283717v5, whole genome shotgun sequence genomic stretch:
- the TMEM158 gene encoding transmembrane protein 158: protein MLPLLAALLAAACPLPPARGGAADAPGLLGAPLNASVNASSADEPAAPRLLASAAPGAPERPGPEEEAAAPCNISVQRQMLSSLLVRWGRPRGFQCDLLLFSTNAHGRAFFAAAFHRVGPPLLIEHLGLAAGGAQQDLRLCVGCGWVRGRRPGRLRPAGATAGTPTALPAYPAAEPPGPLWLQGEPLHFCCLDFSLEELQGEPGWRLNRKPIESTLVACFMTLVIVVWSVAALIWPVPIIAGFLPNGMEQRRTTASAAAAAAAAAPAAVPAGTTAAAAAAAAAAAAAAAVTSGAATK, encoded by the coding sequence ATGCTGCCCCTGCTCGCCGCGCTGCTGGCCGCCGCCTGCCCGCTGCCGCCCGCCCGCGGCGGGGCCGCGGACGCGCCGGGCCTCCTCGGGGCGCCCCTCAACGCCTCGGTCAACGCGTCGTCTGCGGACGAGCCTGCCGCCCCGCGGCTGCTGGCCTCGGCTGCGCCCGGGGCCCCCGAGCGCCCCGGCccggaggaggaggcggcggcgccGTGCAACATCAGCGTGCAGCGACAGATGCTGAGCTCGCTGCTCGTGCGCTGGGGCCGCCCGCGGGGCTTCCAGTGCGACCTGCTCCTCTTCTCCACCAACGCGCATGGCCGCGCCTTCTTCGCCGCCGCCTTCCACCGAGTCGGGCCGCCGCTACTTATCGAGCACCTAGGGCTGGCGGCGGGCGGCGCGCAGCAGGACCTGCGCCTCTGCGTGGGCTGCGGCTGGGTGCGCGGCCGCCGCCCCGGCCGCCTCCGGCCCGCCGGCGCCACCGCCGGGACGCCCACCGCGCTGCCCGCCTACCCCGCGGCCGAGCCCCCCGGGCCGCTGTGGCTGCAGGGAGAGCCGCTGCATTTCTGCTGCCTGGACTTCAGCCTGGAGGAGCTGCAGGGCGAGCCGGGCTGGCGGCTGAACCGCAAGCCCATCGAGTCCACGCTGGTCGCCTGCTTCATGACCCTGGTCATCGTCGTGTGGAGCGTGGCCGCCCTCATCTGGCCGGTGCCCATCATCGCCGGCTTCCTGCCCAACGGCATGGAGCAGCGCCGGACCACCgccagcgccgccgccgccgccgccgccgccgcccccgccgccgtaCCCGCTGGGAccactgccgccgccgccgcagccgccgccgctgccgcagCAGCCGCGGCCGTCACCTCGGGGGCGGCGACCAAGTGA